In a genomic window of Methanomassiliicoccus sp.:
- a CDS encoding glycosyltransferase family 4 protein, producing MNILRVVNSLYPSAVGGTEIHAHELSRAQASLGNKVTVLTSRMGGWPATEDRDGYHIIRTRPLFNPLGNAIQPTVFLKLVDLRSEMDIIHAHSHLSFSSGLCAAFRHVRSTPLVITDHGLISQTASAKFQDLYLPTVARWIYRSADGIICYTEVEKAGLVELGIPEEKIAVIHNGIDTGLFRPASPREESEQLLWIGRYTPGKGVRYLIDAFAQLKKDNPRLSLLMVGKGPEKAAIAERVRELGLNGSVIMNDFVPNDELPDIYRRSRAFVLPSIEEGVPRALLEAMACGVPAVCTSLPQLVDIVSGAGLLVPVRDSRAIAEQLSRILSDDALSARLGEVGTERVRSQYSWDDTVRRTLSYFEGIITN from the coding sequence ATGAACATCCTGAGGGTCGTCAACAGCCTGTACCCGTCGGCGGTAGGGGGGACGGAGATCCATGCTCACGAGCTCTCGAGAGCACAGGCCAGCCTAGGCAACAAGGTCACCGTCCTGACGTCCAGAATGGGCGGCTGGCCGGCGACGGAGGACCGGGACGGGTATCACATCATCCGCACCAGGCCGCTGTTCAACCCCCTTGGCAATGCCATCCAGCCGACGGTCTTCCTCAAGCTCGTGGACCTTAGGAGTGAGATGGACATCATTCATGCCCATTCGCATCTATCATTCTCATCGGGACTGTGTGCCGCTTTCCGGCACGTCCGTTCAACTCCCCTGGTCATCACCGATCACGGTCTCATCTCCCAGACCGCCTCCGCCAAGTTCCAGGATCTGTACCTGCCGACCGTGGCCAGGTGGATCTACCGTTCCGCCGATGGGATCATCTGCTACACCGAGGTCGAGAAGGCCGGTCTGGTGGAACTTGGCATTCCTGAGGAAAAGATCGCGGTCATCCACAACGGCATCGATACTGGCCTGTTCCGTCCCGCTTCACCTCGCGAGGAGAGCGAACAGCTGCTGTGGATCGGACGGTATACGCCCGGGAAGGGGGTGCGATACCTGATCGATGCCTTCGCCCAGTTGAAAAAAGACAATCCCCGCCTCTCGCTGCTGATGGTCGGGAAGGGTCCGGAAAAGGCGGCTATCGCCGAGCGGGTGAGGGAGTTAGGCTTGAACGGATCGGTCATCATGAATGACTTCGTGCCCAACGACGAGCTGCCCGATATCTACCGGCGCTCGCGCGCGTTCGTTCTACCGAGCATCGAGGAGGGAGTGCCAAGAGCTTTGCTGGAAGCGATGGCCTGCGGCGTGCCGGCGGTGTGCACCTCGCTGCCGCAGCTGGTCGACATCGTGTCCGGGGCGGGTCTGCTGGTCCCCGTGCGGGACTCGAGAGCGATCGCCGAGCAACTGTCCCGCATACTCTCCGACGACGCATTATCCGCTCGCCTGGGTGAGGTCGGGACGGAGCGCGTGCGATCTCAATACTCGTGGGATGACACGGTCCGGAGGACTCTCTCCTATTTCGAGGGGATCATCACGAACTGA
- a CDS encoding right-handed parallel beta-helix repeat-containing protein — protein MKIRSKGIIDKSKNNKRRKKLVALAIVAALLGASALLVLCAGDQKVDTSGYVDARSYYRNKGTSSISCALTSSSVDIGKNVHASCVLQGTSSGGTSKISWATVGLSITLPDGSTAYPKQGSRTTTMSGGTFSVDYTPQKVGTYTLKMTYSGNVAYSGCTKTVTFSAASPGSAVQTSQISLSGSDAVTVGAAKTIAGSLKSASGVGIANAAVSIAVTLPGGSAGTSSSVTTGADGSFSYALTPSTAGTYTVKASFAGNANFAASSQTLSFTAQTSTTPTTPTTPTTPTSYNYMVTVSSVKDPSGNVVYSGTGSQCIQYALSHTPAGGTVYIGPGTYSIGGTFNVNRNLVGNGNDTKLVADGSNERSLMTIQNTDGSTLSGVTVSNMQLDGQGAKFPNAQYGGIMTVRVSNCVMSNLYIHDFPYSQGIEFQASSHNVIRNCVIANIGYGNQYGSGICSGSMIKGIPSEFNLVEGCTITGCSFTGIDWEPGNDNTVRNTTISGLTSWSGNTVGISIWSLDGWPASTNNKFYNVKVDHSGVGVDSASVSGALFQGCTFTGSKTAAIYGKSCSNWQIVDCTILTNGGHGVHFDYGNANTVTGCHIEDTSRGMAKNGVLMTSDSANPSKGNVVSGNQIYYMSRAISFGSYTTSSTVSNNTEVGCRYTDTIPASNTVSGTVRQ, from the coding sequence ATGAAAATAAGATCTAAAGGAATTATAGATAAATCTAAAAATAATAAGCGGAGGAAGAAGCTCGTTGCGTTAGCGATCGTAGCTGCCCTCCTAGGGGCATCGGCTCTGCTCGTTCTTTGCGCGGGAGATCAGAAAGTCGATACCTCAGGCTATGTGGATGCACGCTCCTATTATCGCAACAAGGGGACCTCCAGCATCAGTTGCGCTCTGACCTCTTCGAGCGTTGATATCGGTAAGAACGTCCACGCGTCCTGTGTTCTGCAGGGCACCAGCTCCGGCGGCACTAGCAAGATTAGCTGGGCCACGGTCGGTTTGTCGATCACTTTGCCTGATGGCTCGACCGCCTATCCCAAACAAGGTTCCAGAACGACGACCATGTCAGGCGGTACCTTCTCGGTCGACTACACGCCCCAGAAGGTTGGGACTTATACTCTGAAGATGACCTACTCAGGGAACGTGGCTTACTCCGGCTGCACCAAGACCGTCACCTTCAGCGCCGCTTCTCCAGGCAGCGCCGTGCAGACCTCGCAGATCTCACTGTCAGGCTCTGACGCCGTAACGGTGGGCGCGGCTAAGACCATCGCCGGCTCGCTGAAGAGCGCGAGCGGAGTGGGGATCGCCAACGCTGCCGTGAGCATTGCGGTCACTCTGCCGGGAGGCAGCGCCGGGACGTCATCCAGCGTCACCACCGGAGCCGACGGGAGCTTCTCCTACGCTCTGACGCCATCCACCGCCGGCACATACACTGTGAAAGCCAGCTTCGCCGGGAACGCCAACTTCGCCGCTTCCAGCCAGACCCTGAGCTTCACCGCCCAGACGTCAACGACGCCTACCACGCCGACAACTCCTACCACGCCAACGAGCTACAACTACATGGTCACCGTCAGCTCGGTCAAGGACCCCTCCGGTAACGTTGTGTACTCAGGGACCGGATCCCAGTGCATCCAGTATGCGCTTTCCCATACTCCCGCAGGTGGGACCGTCTACATCGGACCGGGGACCTACAGCATCGGAGGCACCTTCAATGTCAACCGCAACCTCGTCGGCAACGGCAACGACACCAAGCTGGTGGCTGACGGAAGCAACGAGCGGTCGTTGATGACCATCCAGAACACCGATGGGTCCACCTTGTCCGGCGTCACCGTCAGCAACATGCAGCTGGACGGTCAGGGCGCGAAGTTCCCCAACGCCCAATACGGCGGCATCATGACCGTGCGGGTCTCCAACTGCGTGATGTCGAACCTCTACATTCACGACTTCCCGTACAGCCAGGGCATAGAGTTCCAGGCGTCCTCCCATAACGTCATCCGCAACTGCGTGATCGCCAACATCGGCTACGGCAACCAGTACGGCAGCGGCATTTGCTCGGGCAGCATGATCAAGGGAATACCGTCGGAGTTCAACCTCGTTGAGGGATGCACCATTACTGGTTGTTCTTTCACCGGCATCGACTGGGAGCCGGGGAACGACAACACGGTTCGGAACACCACCATCAGCGGGCTGACCTCGTGGTCCGGCAACACTGTCGGGATATCCATATGGAGCCTCGACGGGTGGCCGGCGTCGACCAACAACAAGTTCTACAACGTCAAGGTCGACCACTCCGGCGTCGGGGTGGACTCGGCGTCGGTGTCCGGCGCTCTCTTCCAGGGCTGCACCTTCACCGGCTCCAAGACCGCGGCCATCTACGGAAAGTCCTGCTCCAACTGGCAAATCGTCGATTGCACCATCCTGACCAACGGCGGTCACGGCGTGCACTTCGACTACGGGAATGCCAACACCGTCACCGGCTGCCACATCGAGGACACCAGCCGGGGAATGGCCAAGAACGGCGTGCTAATGACCAGCGACTCGGCCAATCCGAGCAAGGGGAACGTCGTCAGCGGGAACCAGATATACTACATGAGCCGGGCCATCTCCTTCGGTTCGTACACCACCTCGTCGACGGTGAGCAACAACACCGAGGTCGGCTGCCGCTACACCGATACGATCCCGGCGTCCAACACTGTCAGCGGGACCGTAAGGCAGTGA
- a CDS encoding glycosyltransferase family 4 protein, with protein sequence MKIVILTFNASGGLNHYISQLANSLAKSEEVTVIGPLGFDRAVYSDRVKTIGMHLGNVIPDIFTDIIIFTRMLDFVRCVREEQPDIIHCNNFNLWSGFLLPLFEDVPIVLTVHDVSPHPGTRGFDKRWGLKQHIALADRVIVHGNNAKERLGLGDKCVSLPHGDYSFFLDFATPVAEEEAILFFGRIEEYKGLEFLLEAMVEVGKRYPDVKLIIAGSGDLSKYDDLLRRQTNLEVHNRYIADQEVPSFFQRAKLVVLPYLEVTQSGVIPIAYSFRKPVVATDVGSIPEVVDDGATGVIVPPADARGLASAITALLDDEERRKRMGENAYRMMRSELSWTEIARRTTDIYRDLSVRSGDNR encoded by the coding sequence ATGAAGATCGTCATCCTGACCTTCAACGCCTCGGGGGGCCTCAATCACTACATCTCGCAGCTGGCTAACAGTCTAGCGAAGAGCGAGGAGGTAACCGTGATCGGACCTCTGGGGTTCGACCGTGCCGTCTACTCGGATCGAGTGAAGACCATCGGGATGCACCTAGGGAACGTGATCCCGGACATCTTCACCGACATCATCATCTTCACCAGGATGCTCGATTTCGTTAGGTGCGTGCGGGAGGAGCAGCCAGACATCATCCATTGCAATAACTTCAACCTATGGAGCGGTTTCCTGCTCCCCTTGTTCGAGGACGTCCCCATCGTCCTCACAGTCCATGACGTCAGTCCCCATCCGGGGACCCGGGGGTTCGACAAGCGATGGGGGTTGAAGCAGCATATCGCTCTAGCTGACCGAGTCATCGTCCACGGCAACAACGCCAAGGAGCGTCTCGGCCTCGGCGATAAGTGCGTCTCCCTCCCCCATGGTGACTACTCCTTCTTCCTCGATTTCGCCACCCCCGTGGCGGAAGAGGAAGCGATCCTGTTCTTCGGCCGTATCGAGGAGTACAAAGGCCTGGAGTTCCTGCTCGAGGCTATGGTGGAGGTAGGTAAACGATATCCTGACGTCAAGCTCATCATCGCCGGCAGCGGGGACCTGAGCAAATATGACGATCTTCTGCGCCGGCAGACCAACCTGGAGGTTCACAACCGCTACATCGCCGACCAAGAGGTGCCGTCGTTCTTCCAGCGAGCGAAGCTGGTGGTGCTCCCGTACCTGGAGGTCACCCAGTCGGGGGTGATCCCCATCGCCTACTCCTTCCGGAAGCCGGTGGTGGCGACGGACGTGGGGTCCATACCAGAGGTCGTGGACGACGGCGCCACGGGGGTGATCGTTCCGCCGGCCGACGCCAGGGGCTTGGCGTCTGCGATCACCGCCCTCCTGGACGATGAGGAGCGGAGGAAGCGAATGGGCGAGAACGCCTACCGGATGATGAGATCGGAGCTTTCCTGGACGGAGATCGCCAGGAGGACCACGGACATCTACCGCGACCTTTCAGTAAGAAGCGGAGATAACCGCTGA
- a CDS encoding right-handed parallel beta-helix repeat-containing protein produces the protein MKTASRILVALLVVGLACGLILWAFSIQVPQPSGHDYSVTVSGVEDPSGNVVYSGTGYQCIQYALACTPVGGTVHLEAGTYTIPDGFNVNRSLVGSGNDTKLVADGSNERSLMTISNADGSSLSGVTVSNMQLDGQGAKFPNAQFGGIMTVGVSNCTLENLYVHDFPYSQGIEFQASSYNSIRNCVIANIGYGNQYGSGICSGNMTRGVSSAFNVVEHCTITGCSFTGIDWEPGNDNVVRDTTISGLTSWSGNTVGISIWNIDGWPASSNNRYYNVSIDHAGVGVDSEAVTGTVFEGCTFTGSSSAAIYAAGCSGWKVNSCTIKTNGGHGVFFDNGNANTVTGCHIEDAKRGYNYGVQMTSDAANLSQGNVVSGNQISYMDRAIYFGSYTTSSMVSNNTEVGCRYADSIPGTPNTVIGNVRESTADW, from the coding sequence ATGAAGACCGCATCCCGGATCCTGGTGGCCCTGCTGGTGGTCGGATTGGCCTGTGGCCTTATACTATGGGCTTTCTCCATCCAGGTGCCACAGCCTTCAGGTCATGACTACTCGGTCACGGTCAGCGGAGTAGAGGACCCCTCCGGTAACGTCGTGTACTCTGGAACCGGCTATCAATGCATACAATACGCTCTGGCCTGCACCCCGGTGGGAGGGACGGTCCATCTGGAGGCCGGGACCTACACGATCCCGGATGGCTTCAACGTAAACCGCAGCCTCGTCGGCAGCGGCAACGACACCAAGCTGGTGGCTGACGGAAGCAACGAGCGGTCGCTCATGACCATAAGCAACGCGGACGGCTCAAGTTTATCCGGCGTCACCGTCAGCAACATGCAGCTGGACGGTCAGGGCGCGAAGTTCCCCAACGCCCAATTCGGCGGCATCATGACGGTTGGAGTATCCAATTGCACGCTGGAGAACCTGTACGTTCACGACTTCCCCTACAGCCAGGGCATAGAGTTCCAAGCATCATCGTATAATAGTATACGCAACTGCGTGATCGCCAACATCGGCTACGGCAACCAGTACGGCAGCGGGATATGCTCTGGAAACATGACCAGGGGCGTGTCATCGGCGTTCAATGTGGTGGAGCACTGTACCATTACTGGTTGTTCTTTCACCGGCATCGACTGGGAGCCGGGAAATGATAACGTCGTGCGAGATACGACCATCAGCGGGTTGACCTCGTGGTCCGGGAACACCGTCGGGATATCCATATGGAACATCGACGGGTGGCCGGCGTCGAGCAATAATCGATATTACAACGTCAGCATCGACCACGCCGGGGTGGGAGTGGATTCCGAGGCCGTTACGGGCACGGTCTTCGAGGGCTGCACCTTCACCGGCTCTTCCTCTGCCGCAATCTACGCTGCCGGATGTTCAGGCTGGAAGGTTAACAGCTGCACGATCAAGACCAACGGCGGCCACGGTGTGTTCTTCGATAATGGCAATGCCAACACCGTCACCGGCTGCCACATCGAGGACGCCAAACGAGGATACAACTATGGTGTGCAAATGACCAGCGATGCAGCCAACCTCAGCCAGGGAAACGTCGTCAGCGGGAACCAGATATCCTATATGGACCGCGCTATCTACTTCGGCTCGTACACCACCTCGTCGATGGTGAGCAACAACACCGAGGTCGGCTGTCGATACGCGGATTCCATTCCTGGAACTCCTAACACCGTCATCGGGAACGTCAGGGAAAGCACGGCCGATTGGTAG
- a CDS encoding SDR family oxidoreductase — protein sequence MSKIVVTGGAGFIGSHLAEELAKEHKVVVVDNLDDYYSPEIKRANLELLRRSKNITFVHGDITDPHLVQEIIDTDVDYVFHEAAQAGVRVSVNDPFKPNRINVLGTLNVLSAALQAGVERVINASSSSVYGKVQYLPFDEKHPTQPVSPYGVSKLAAEHYCRVFYEVYGLPTVSLRYFTVYGPRMRPDLAISIFTGRLLRNEPITIFGDGSKTRDFTYIDDIVDANIRLLRTGEADGGVLNIGGGSAVSIADLAKKLKALTGSRSEILYAEKQMGDAEHTLADTALARRTIGFEPMTSIDEGLRKFVQWYASVVRVPEAK from the coding sequence ATGTCCAAGATCGTCGTGACCGGGGGAGCGGGGTTCATCGGCTCCCACCTCGCCGAGGAATTGGCGAAGGAGCACAAGGTGGTGGTCGTGGACAACCTCGACGATTACTACTCGCCCGAGATCAAGAGAGCGAACCTTGAGCTACTACGAAGAAGCAAGAACATCACCTTCGTCCATGGCGACATCACCGACCCCCACCTCGTCCAGGAGATCATCGATACCGACGTCGACTACGTGTTCCACGAGGCCGCCCAGGCCGGGGTCCGCGTTTCCGTCAACGATCCGTTCAAGCCCAACCGCATCAACGTTCTAGGCACTTTGAACGTGCTCAGCGCTGCTCTGCAGGCGGGCGTGGAAAGGGTCATCAACGCCTCCTCCTCGTCCGTATATGGCAAGGTCCAGTACCTGCCGTTCGACGAGAAGCATCCTACGCAGCCCGTATCGCCGTACGGCGTCTCCAAGCTGGCGGCGGAGCACTACTGCCGCGTCTTCTACGAGGTGTACGGCCTTCCCACCGTCTCGCTGAGGTACTTCACCGTCTACGGCCCGAGGATGAGGCCGGACCTGGCTATATCGATCTTCACCGGCCGCTTGCTCAGGAACGAGCCGATCACCATCTTCGGGGACGGGTCGAAGACGAGGGACTTCACCTACATCGACGATATCGTCGATGCCAACATCCGATTGCTGCGCACCGGGGAAGCGGACGGCGGGGTCTTGAACATCGGCGGGGGGAGCGCCGTCAGCATCGCTGATCTGGCAAAAAAGCTCAAGGCGTTGACCGGAAGCCGGTCCGAGATTTTGTACGCGGAGAAGCAGATGGGGGATGCTGAGCATACCCTGGCCGATACTGCACTGGCCCGGCGGACGATAGGCTTCGAGCCGATGACCTCTATCGACGAGGGTTTGAGGAAGTTCGTCCAGTGGTACGCTTCCGTGGTCCGCGTTCCCGAGGCGAAGTGA
- the galU gene encoding UTP--glucose-1-phosphate uridylyltransferase GalU, producing MKLKAVIPAAGLGTRFLPLTKGQPKEMLPIVDKPIIQYVIEEAVAAGIDDIVVITGKSKRAIEDHFDHFWELETALNQQGRNGELEGLEHLMSKVTLHYVRQHSARGLGDAIYHAKKHVGEEPFAVMLGDVIHCCQVPVVSQLAKVHEESGGSVIALEQVPWDKVGRFGIVKGESIGPRVFRIGDMVEKPRPEDAPSNLAVAGTYLLTPGVFDCIEQTAPGVNGEIQLTDALRLLAQKENVHGYEIEGTRYDVGDKVSWMQANLILTAQDPRFAGEMNGLMHDLLIATGRQERKMEDRARRTEGRDTLVDVLDQREEHQLEPKSESSMIALEAKEVKPRKRSSK from the coding sequence GTGAAGCTCAAAGCGGTCATCCCCGCAGCTGGACTGGGGACCCGATTCCTTCCCTTGACCAAAGGACAGCCGAAGGAGATGCTGCCCATCGTGGACAAGCCGATCATCCAGTACGTGATCGAGGAGGCGGTCGCCGCGGGCATCGATGACATCGTGGTCATCACCGGAAAAAGCAAGAGGGCCATAGAGGACCACTTCGATCACTTCTGGGAGCTGGAGACCGCCCTGAACCAGCAGGGCCGCAACGGCGAGCTGGAAGGATTGGAGCATTTGATGAGCAAGGTCACCCTCCATTACGTGAGGCAGCACAGCGCCCGGGGCCTCGGCGATGCCATCTACCATGCCAAGAAGCACGTCGGAGAGGAGCCGTTCGCGGTCATGCTCGGCGACGTCATCCACTGCTGCCAGGTGCCGGTTGTTAGCCAGCTCGCCAAAGTGCACGAGGAATCAGGGGGCTCGGTCATCGCTCTCGAGCAGGTACCCTGGGACAAGGTCGGCCGATTCGGCATCGTCAAGGGCGAGAGCATCGGTCCCCGGGTGTTCAGGATCGGAGACATGGTGGAAAAGCCCCGGCCGGAGGACGCCCCGTCGAACCTCGCCGTGGCCGGAACATACCTGCTGACGCCAGGAGTGTTCGACTGCATCGAGCAGACGGCCCCGGGCGTGAACGGTGAGATCCAGCTTACCGACGCCTTGCGCCTTCTCGCTCAGAAGGAGAACGTTCACGGCTACGAGATAGAAGGAACCCGCTACGACGTCGGGGACAAGGTCAGCTGGATGCAGGCCAACCTCATCCTGACCGCTCAGGACCCGCGGTTCGCGGGGGAGATGAACGGCCTGATGCATGACCTGCTGATCGCGACAGGCCGTCAGGAGCGCAAGATGGAAGACCGCGCACGTCGGACCGAGGGTCGGGACACGCTTGTGGACGTCCTCGATCAACGAGAGGAGCATCAACTCGAGCCCAAGTCGGAAAGCTCCATGATCGCCCTGGAAGCGAAGGAGGTCAAGCCTCGAAAGAGGAGTTCGAAGTGA
- a CDS encoding DUF2206 domain-containing protein translates to MSNGAKGSGSDTTVHRAVPVRTLILVVLSLELSLFGIIVIGSMGLWVQPAQQVLGLVCFLVVPGLLLLCVLRSEEHGVIKTALLALGLSIAILMAEGLVLNTILPILGIERPLTLVPISIGQVAIVLLLCLVLYTRPGHAPIRFSFARLSTREALISLTVIIALPAVAILAVTLFNDYGDNLVQMLLLLAVAVLILLSSARRWIPERAYPFLIFALSLALLLHTSLVTSYLWGWDVHKEYFFSRSVIDNGFWDMSFYSNVNAMLSITMVAPLLSIVSAIDLLTIFKLVFPLVFALVPVVMFFVFRTRWDARISLLAALLLISYFSFYLDMPWLGRQQIAELFLALMLLVSFDADFRSTTKVFLFTVFAAGLVVSHYGTTYVVLLCLVLSFILLNLSRVGRYILGARDGRGFLRYMWTQPSNIFLLRSGTVLLFFLLAWFWYFYASSSSAFDTIVHLGNQIITAIYDDTLGPGAVQGADYLLGATSTKLHDVGKIVQLMTQALIGLGLVMFVWKDRKRPTDHYFLSIAFFVVLVAALTVPYFSNALNTSRLYQICLLILSPFAILAAVVGSEWLFGLGRGRSRVDGHKVVALFIALFLVFSSGFIYELANDETTNMALDKNMDFPRYTDPEVMGALWLHSFADPDQYRYGDEFGVELLWGYGPTTASGLPYSYASLADGSYIVMGPYNLRHDAVFDGNEYFPVWPYTNPSNHIYSSLHSSIYLK, encoded by the coding sequence ATGTCGAACGGAGCGAAAGGGTCGGGGAGCGACACGACAGTGCACCGGGCCGTCCCCGTCCGGACCCTGATTCTGGTTGTCCTCTCCCTCGAGCTATCGCTCTTCGGCATCATCGTCATCGGTTCCATGGGATTGTGGGTCCAGCCGGCGCAGCAGGTATTGGGGTTGGTATGCTTCCTGGTCGTCCCCGGCCTCCTGCTGTTATGCGTCCTGAGGTCCGAGGAACATGGAGTCATCAAGACCGCCCTGCTCGCCCTCGGCCTCAGCATCGCCATCCTGATGGCCGAAGGGCTGGTACTGAACACGATCCTGCCGATCTTAGGCATTGAGCGACCGTTGACCCTTGTGCCCATCTCCATCGGGCAGGTAGCGATCGTACTCCTTCTGTGCCTTGTACTGTATACGCGGCCAGGGCACGCGCCCATACGGTTCTCCTTCGCCCGGCTGAGCACGAGAGAGGCACTGATCTCTTTGACCGTGATCATCGCCCTGCCGGCGGTAGCCATCCTGGCGGTCACCTTGTTCAATGATTACGGCGACAACCTGGTGCAGATGCTCCTGTTGCTCGCGGTGGCGGTTCTCATCCTGCTCAGCAGCGCTCGCCGGTGGATACCTGAACGTGCCTACCCGTTCCTCATCTTCGCCCTCTCCCTGGCGCTTCTGCTGCATACTTCGCTGGTGACATCGTACCTGTGGGGATGGGACGTCCATAAGGAGTACTTCTTCTCACGGAGTGTCATCGACAACGGCTTTTGGGATATGTCATTCTATTCCAACGTCAATGCCATGCTGAGCATAACGATGGTGGCACCGCTGCTGTCCATCGTAAGCGCCATCGATCTGCTGACGATCTTCAAGCTCGTCTTCCCGCTGGTGTTTGCGCTCGTCCCGGTCGTCATGTTCTTCGTCTTTCGGACCCGGTGGGATGCAAGGATTTCGTTGCTAGCTGCCCTGCTCCTGATCTCCTACTTCTCCTTCTACCTGGACATGCCCTGGCTGGGTCGCCAGCAGATCGCCGAGCTCTTCCTGGCCCTCATGCTCCTGGTCTCCTTCGATGCCGACTTCAGGTCGACGACAAAGGTCTTCCTGTTCACGGTATTCGCCGCCGGGCTGGTCGTATCTCACTATGGCACGACGTACGTGGTGCTGCTGTGCCTGGTACTATCATTCATCCTTCTGAACCTCAGCAGGGTCGGGCGCTATATCTTGGGGGCTAGGGATGGAAGAGGATTCCTTCGCTATATGTGGACGCAACCCTCCAATATCTTCCTCCTGCGATCCGGTACGGTCCTCCTGTTCTTCCTGCTCGCGTGGTTCTGGTACTTCTACGCGTCAAGCTCGTCGGCCTTCGATACGATCGTACATCTAGGCAACCAGATCATCACCGCAATCTACGACGACACTCTAGGGCCGGGCGCGGTGCAGGGGGCGGACTATCTCTTGGGTGCGACGTCGACCAAGCTGCATGACGTGGGCAAGATCGTCCAGCTGATGACCCAGGCCCTCATCGGGCTGGGACTCGTGATGTTCGTATGGAAGGACCGGAAACGACCCACCGACCACTATTTCCTGTCGATAGCGTTCTTCGTCGTCCTGGTCGCCGCCCTCACCGTCCCGTACTTCTCGAACGCGCTGAACACCTCTCGTTTGTACCAGATCTGTTTGCTGATCCTATCTCCCTTCGCGATCCTTGCAGCCGTCGTCGGCAGCGAATGGTTGTTCGGCTTGGGACGAGGCCGTTCAAGGGTCGATGGGCATAAGGTGGTCGCGCTCTTCATCGCGCTGTTCCTGGTCTTCAGCTCAGGCTTTATCTACGAGCTGGCGAACGATGAAACGACTAACATGGCGCTAGACAAGAACATGGACTTCCCCCGATACACCGACCCGGAGGTCATGGGGGCGCTGTGGCTTCATTCCTTCGCCGACCCCGACCAGTATCGGTATGGTGACGAGTTCGGGGTCGAGCTGCTGTGGGGCTACGGGCCGACCACCGCCTCGGGGCTCCCTTACAGCTACGCGTCCCTAGCCGATGGCTCTTACATCGTGATGGGGCCCTACAACCTTAGGCATGATGCGGTGTTCGACGGGAACGAGTACTTCCCGGTATGGCCATACACCAACCCGTCGAATCATATCTACAGTAGCCTGCACTCGAGTATCTATCTAAAATAG